A region of the Massilia sp. erpn genome:
ATAATCGCGGGTTTGGCGAGTGATTGCGCGCCGACGTGCAAAAACGAGAACGCCAACCGCCACCAGTTTCGATCTTTGTACTAAGGAAATCATGAGCGACGCACATAACGAACACGAATCCGCTATCAGAACGCCTAAGCAACTCATTGCTGCCGTGGTAGGCTTCTTCCTCATCACTGTTATCGGGATTGCCCTGCTGGTGCAATTCGTGACGCAGGAAAAACTCACCGGCCACGGTTCCGACAGCCAGTCATCCGAAGCCCTCGCCGCCCGCCTGAAACCGGTTGGCGACATCGACTACACCCTGAAAGACAGCAACGCGCCGAAAGTGCTGCAGACCGGCGAAGCCATCTACACCTCCACTTGCGCAGCCTGCCACGGCAGCGGCGCAGCCGGCGCCCCGAAAGTGGGCGACAACGGCGCCTGGGGCAGCCGTCTGGCCCAAGGCGAAGCCACCATCCTCAAGCACGCCATCGAAGGTCTGCGCGCCATGCCAGCCAAAGGCGGCAACCCGGATCTGGACGATGTGGAAGTGGCCCGCGCCGTGGTCTTCATGGCCAACAAATCCGGCGGCAACCTGAAAGAACCCGCAGTGCCGGCACCGGCTGCTGCCCCGGCCGAAGAGAAGAAAGAATAAATCTTCGCCGCCATAAAAAAACCGCTCATCCGAGCGGTTTTTTTTTTGCCTTCACCGCCGCAGCGGCAGCGCTAATCAGCCGAGCCCGTGTCCACCATGGGGTCAGCCCCCAATCGGACAAGGTAATCAGCTGAACCCGTGTCCGATCGGTGCCAGGCACCAAGGTGGACACGGGCTCGGCAGTGGGCTTACCAGATGATGACGCGGTCTTTCGGGGCCAGGTACATCTTGTCGCCGGGCTTCACGCCAAAGGCGTTGTAGAAGCCGGGCTGGTTGCGCATGGTGCCGTTAGCGCGGTATTTGCCTGGGGAGTGCGGGTCGGTCTTGATCTGCACGATCTGGGCTTGTTCACGCATCTTGCTGCGCCATACCTGAGCGAAGCCCATGAAGAAGCGCTGGTCGCCGGTCAGGCCGTCGATGACCGGCGCTTTCTTGCCTTTCAGGGACAGCTTGTACGCCTTGTAGGCAATTGCCACGCCGGAGTTGTCGGCGATGTTCTCACCCAGGGTCAGCTCGCCGTTGACGTTGTAGCCTGGCAGCGGGCTGAAGGCGCTGTACTGCTTGACCAGCTGGCCGGTCTTCTTCTCGAAGTTCTTGTGGTCGGCGGCGCTCCACCAGTCGCGCAGATTGCCGTCGCCGTCGTACTGGGCGCCCTGGTCGTCGAAGCCGTGGCTGATTTCGTGGCCGATCACGCCGCCGATGGCGCCATAGTTCATGGCGTCATCCGCGTTGGCGTCGAAGAACGGCGGCTGCAGGATCGCGGCCGGGAAGACGATCTCGTTCATCTCCGGGTTGTAGTAGGCATTGACGGTTTGCGGCGTCATGCCCCACTCGTCGCGGTCGATCGGCTTGCCGAGCTTGTTCAGCTCCTTGTTGTAGTCGAACTCATTGGAGCGCTTGACGTTGCCCAGCAGGTCGTCGCGCTGCACGTTCAGCGCGGCGTAGTCACGCCATTTGTTCGGGTAGCCGATCTTGGTGGTGAACTTGGCCAGCTTGGCTTGCGCCTCTTTCTTGGTGGCCGGGGTCATCCAGTCCAGCTTATTGATGCTTTGCTTGTAGGCCAGCAGCAGGTTCTTCACCAGCTCTTCCATGCGCGCCTTGTTGGCAGCCGGGAAGTGCTGCTCGACGTAGATCTTGCCGATGCTTTCGCCCAGCGCGCCTTCGGTCACTTCCACACCGCGCTTCCAGCGTGGACGGTTCTCGGTCACGCCGCTCAGCACCGTGCCGTTGAAGGCGAAGTGGGAATCGACGAAGGGTTTCGACAGATAAGGCGCGGCAGAACGCACGGTCTGCCATTGGAAGTAGGACTTCAGGGTTTCCAGCGGGGTGGCGGCCAGCAGGCCATCCAGCGCTTTCAGATAGGTCGGTTGGCTGACGATCACATAATCGACCTTGCCGGCCAGGCCGGTGGCTTGCAGATAGCTGTTCCAATCAAAGTTGGCCATCAGTTCCGGCAGCTTGTTCAAGGCGACCTTGTTATAGGCCTTGACCGGGTCGCGCAATTCAACCTTGGTCCATTGGATTTTTGCCAGCTCGGTTTCGAAGGCAACGATGGCCTTGGCGTTGGCGGCGGCATTGGCGTCGCCGGCCAGAGCCAGCACCTCTTCCACATGCTTGCCATATTTGGCCAGGGTATCGGCCAGCTTGGCGTCGTCGGCTTTCAGATAGTAGTCGCGGTCGGGCATGCCCAGGCCATCCTGGAAGATGTCGGCCACATACTTGGTCGAATCCTTATTGTCCTGGTGGATGCCGAAGCCGAACGGGGAATGCACAAAGTTGCGCGCAGCGGCGGCCAGCAGCAGCGGCAGCTCTTTCTTGTCCTTGATGGCGGCGATACGGTCCAGGTCGGCCTTCACCGGGCTGACTCCCAGCTGCTCCAGGCGCGCTTCGTCCATGAAGCTGGCATAGAAGTCGCCGATGCGCTTGGCGTCAGCACCGTTGGCCTTGGCGGCTGCTTCTTCGATGATGGCGCGCAGCTGCGGCTGAATATCGTCGCGCAGTTTGGCGAACGTGCCCCAGCTCGATTTATCGGCCGGGATTTCGGCAGTGGACAGCCACTTGCCGTTCAGGTGAACGAAGAAGTCGTCTTGCGAACGCACGGCCGGATCGATGAACTGGGTGTCGATGCCGGAGCCGAGTTTTTTTTCCGCGCTGACGGCCGCCTTGCTGGCAACAGCGCTGGTGGCGCCTTCTGCCGCAACTGCTGCGCTGGATACGCCAGCCAGCAGGCTCAAGGTCAATGCACTTAACAGATGTCGTTTCACTGATATTTCCCCTCTAGTTTTAGACAGTGGTTTCTCGGACTTTTGCCGAGCTGACGACTCTAGCACAGCGCGGCAACCATGAATAAAAAAAGACCACGCGATGTAGTCTTTTTTGTAGAGGGCCGGCTCGGTTGAGCCGGTTTTATTCAATGCTTATTCGCTTACCAGATAATGACGCGCTGCTCCGGCGCCACGTACATCTTGTCGCCTTCCTTCACGCCGAAGGCTTCGTAGAAACCGGGCTGGTTCACCACGGTGCCGTTGGCGCGGAACTGGCCCGGCGAATGCGGATCGGTCTTCACCTGCATGATCTGCTGCGGTTCCAGCATCTTGCTGCGCCATACCTGGCCAAAGCCCATGAAGAAACGCTGCTCGCCGGTCAGGCCATCGATCACCGGCGCCGCCTTGCCGTTCAGCGACAGCTTGTAAGCCTTGTAGGCGACAGCGATGCCGGAATTGTCGGCGATGTTCTCGCCCAGGGTCAGCTCGCCGTTGACGTTATAGCCAGGCAGCGGACTGTAGGCGCTGTACTGCTTGACCAGGGCATCGGTCTTGGCCTTGAAGTTGGCCTTGTCCGCGGCCGTCCACCAGTCGCGCAGGTTGCCGTCGCCGTCGGACTGGCTGCCCTTGTCGTCGAAGCCGTGGCTGATTTCGTGGCCGATCACGGCGCCGATGGCGCCATAGTTGGCCGCATCGTCGGCGCGCGCGTCGAAGAACGGCGGCTGCAGGATCGCGGCCGGGAACACGATCTCATTGGTGGTGGAACGGTAGTAGGCGTTCACGGTCTGCGGCGTCATGCCCCACTCTTCGCGGTCGATCGGCTTGCCCAGCTTGTTCAGATTGCGCTGGAAGGAGAACAGCGAAGCGCGGCGCATATTGCCGGCCAGGTCGCCGGCGGTAAACTGCAGGGCCGAGTAGTCGCGCCATTTGTTCGGGTAGGCGATCTTGTAGGTGAACTTGGCCAGCTTGGCTTGCGCTTCCTGCTTGGTTTCCGCTCCCATCCAGTCCAGCGTGTCGATGCTCTGCTTGTAGGCCGCCAGCAGGTTCTGCACCAGATGCTCCATGCGCTCCTTGCGCTCGGCCGGGAAGTACTTGGCCACATACAGCTTGCCCAGGCCTTCACCGATGGCGCCTTCCACCACGCTCACGCCGCGCTTCCAGCGTGGCGGCTGTTCCTTGGTGCCGGAGATGACGGTGCCGTAGAAGGCGAAGTTCTCTTCGGCGAAAGCCTTGGACAGGTATGGCGCGGCGTCGCGCAGCAGTTGCCACTCGAAGTAGGCTTGCCAGGTGGTGAGCGGGGTGTCCTGCACAATCTTGTCGAGGGCCGAGAAGTAGCTCGGCTGGCTGACGATCACATAGTCGGTCTTGGCAGAAATGCCGGTGCTGGCCAGCGCGCCTTTCCAGTCATAGGCAGGCGCCAGCGCGGCCAGTTCGGCGAAGCTCTTCTTGTTGTAGCGCTTGACCGGATCGCGGTTGTCGACCTTGGACCACTGCACTTCGGCCAGCGCAGTTTCCAGCGCCAGAATCGCTTTCGCCTTGGCTGGCGCGTCCTTGACGCCGGCCAGGCTCAGGATCTTGCCGATATGCGCTTCGTATTGAACACGCACATCGGCCAGGCGGGCGTCGTCCTTTTTCAGGTAATAGTCGCGGTCAGGCAGGCCCAGGCCGCTTTGCGACAGGTAGACGGCGTAACGCGTCGATTCGCGCGCATCCTGGCTGATATAAAAGCCGTACGGCGCGGCCACGCCGATCTGGTTCATGTGGGCGATCAGCGCCGGCAGGCCTTTCTTGTCCTTCAGGCTGCGGATGCGGCTGAACTCACCGGCCAGCGGGCGCACGCCGGCTTTTTCCAGCTTCGCCTCGTCCATATAGCTGGCGTACAGGTCGGCGATCTTCTGCTCTTCGGTGCCGGCCTTGTGCTTTTTCGCCTGCAGCTCTTCGATCAGGCCGCGCAGCTGCGGCAGGGTGTCGTCGCGCAGCTTGGCGAAGGAACCCCAGCTCGATTTATCGGCCGGGATCACGGCGGTTTTCAGCCACTGGCCATTGAGGTGGTTGAAGAAGTCATCCTGCGCGCGCACGCTGGCGTCGATGTACTGGGTGTCGATGCCGGACAGCGGGGCGTCGGCGGCGTGGGCGAAAGCGGCCGCGATGCTCAGGGCCAGGGTCGTCAGCAGATAAGACTTCTTCACTTGTATTCTCTCCGTTTGAATTATCAGTTCGATCAGAACTTGGTTTCCAGCTTGATACTCCACACCCGGTAGGTGGGATTCAGCGAGTCCGAGGTAATGGACAAGCCTTTAGCGTACATCAGATTATGACCGAGCGAATCGTCGGCCAGCAAGTTCGCGGCCGAGAAGCGCAGCTGGGTGCGGGCGTCGAACTTCCACAGCGCGTACATATCCAGCACGCGCTTGCTGCCCGTATCCACCGTCTGCGTCTGGCTGGTCTGCACGCGCACCGATGGCGTCCAGTTGAAGCTGCCGCCCAGGGTCAGCGGGATATCCTTCATGCGGTAATCCATGCCCAGATTGGCGGTTTGCTTGGCTTGCTGGTCAAGACGGTTGTCCGGGCCGGGAATACCGTCCACCTTCGACCAGAAGCGGCTGTAATTGCTGCGGAAGTCGATATTCGGCGCGTTTTCCATCAACTCGGAGAGCGAGAACTTGGCTTCCAGCTCGATGCCGCTGGTGCGCGCGTGGCCGACGTTGGTCGGCATGGAAACCCAGTGCAGGCCATCGGCCATCTGCTTTTGCGTGACTTCGCGGCGGATCAGGTTATCGATGTCGCGCACAAAGCCGCTGACGCTGACGATGCCGTTGCGGCCCAGGTAGTGCTCATACGCGAGATCCAGACCGGTCGCCAGCTCCGGCTTCAGGTCGGGATTGCCGACGCGGTCGGGACGGTCGGGGCGGTTCACGCCGCGCGATGGCGTGGGCGCGGCGATCAGATCCTGCACATTGGGCGACTTGTAGCTCTTGGTGAGGCTCATGCGCACCTGGTCTTTTTCGAAACCGGGAATGCGCCAGACGCCATGCAGCAGCGGGCTGAATACCTTGCTGGTATTGCTGATGCTGCCAGTGCTGCGTTCGCTGCTGGTGCGGATGCCTTCCCAGCGCGCGCCCATATACACCGCCCATTGCGGCGTGATGTCCCACTCGTCCTGGGCGAAGAAGGCGACGCGGCGGGTGTCGGCGTTCAGGTTGTCGCCCGATTCGGCGAACTGCGGCTTGCCGTCCTTGTCCACCGAAACCTTGGTCTGCTCGCGGTGGCTGCTTTCCATATCCCAGCCGGCGGCCAGCAAATGGCCCTGGCCCAGCGGCGAAGTGTATTTGCCGCCGGTGCTGAAGTTGCGGTCGCGCGTGGAATCGGTGTCGGTGAAGCGGTCCAGCAGATTGCCGCTGCCGTCGAATTCCGTACGCTGCGAATCGCTATTGCGCTTGCCGATGCCGCCGCCGAATTTCACATCGAGCTTGGCCGCGCCTTCCAGCTTGTGGACCCAGTTGCCGAAGCCGCGCAGGAAAGTCATGCTGGAATGGGCCTGCTGGGTGAAGGCATTGTAATCCGGTGCTTCCTTGCCGATGGGCTGCTCCAGCGTGCCTTTCGAGCCGGTGTCGCCACGGCTGGCCATCAGGAAGGGCTGGATATTCAGCGTGTCGCCGTTCTCGAATTTATAGGAGACGCGCGGCGCGAAGTGCAGACTCTTCGAATTGCCCGAGCTTTCATCCTGCTGCAGCTGTTCGCGCTGCACGGTGCCGTCGTCCAGGATATCGCGGCTGATGCTGCGGCCGCCCTTGTCCTGGCTGCGGTGCTGGCCGAGGGAGCCGGACAGGGTATAGCTGAGCGCCCCCACCTTGCCCGGCAAGGTCACGGACAGATTCGGCGAATGCAGGCCTTCCTCGATCGAATCGGTCAGCTTGACCTGGATATCGCGCTGCTGATAGCCGTCGCGCAGCACGATATTGATGGTGCCGGCGATGGCGCGCGCGCTGTGCTCGGCCACCGGGCCGCGCATCACCTCGATGCGCTCGACCTGGTCGGGCGACAGCGACTCCATCGAAAAACCGGCCGGCGGACGTTCGCCATTCAGCAGAATCTGCGTGTAGCCATTGCCCAGGCCGCGCATGCGCACATCGCCACCGCGGCCCGGACGGCCGCCGATGGTCACACCCGGCAGGCGCTTGAGCACATCACCCAGGCTGGTGTCGCCATTGCGGTCCAGCTCCTCGCGGCCATAAATCTGCTTGCCGGCGGTCGAGTTGCGGCGCTCATCCATATCGCTCTGGCGGCCGCCGCTGACGGTCACCTGCGGCATCACCTTGCCGTCAGATCCCGTCGCCGGCGGCGCGCTGGCCTTCACGCTGCCCTTGGCTGGAGAGGAAGCAGCGGAAGGCGCCTCGGCGGGCATGGAATCGGCAGGCTGCTGCTGGGCCTGTGCCGTCGCCGCGCTCAAAACTGCAGCGCAGGCAAAAGGGATCAATTTGCTCATGGATACTCAAGAAAGGACGCCGTGCGGCCTGGCTGGCAGAAAGCTGGCTCGGAAAAAGGTTGCCGCGACCGCATTTTAAGCGCCCCGCCGCCCGCCAAGCCGCCCCAGGCACCGATTTTTACTTTTCGATACACAGCCGCCCTTTGACATTCCTCAACAAATGTCCACCCTGGTGTCAGGCACCAGGGTGAGACATTCCTTGATCTATCGCAAACAATGGCGGTGTCAGCTGCCGGGGCGGGCGGGGCGGCCGTCGCGGTGGTGGCCGCTACGGTGCTCGCCGCCGTCGGCTTTGGGGCCGGCGGCGCGCGGGGCGGCGTCGGGTTGGCGCTGCAGTTGTTCACTGAGGAAGGTGGCGACGGCGCGGCGCTGGCTGTCGTCGAGGGCGTCGTTGAGCTGGAGCCACCATTCGCGCAGCTGCTTGTCCTCAGCGGCGGCAGTGGCGGCTTCGCTGTCGATGGCGCTGCTCAGCTCGCGCAACTCGACATCCTTGCCGTCGAGCGACTGGCGGGTGGCCGCTTGCAGCCGCTCGCGGCGCGCCTGCCGTTCGCGCAGCAGGGTTTTGCTGCGACTTTCGGTCTGCTGCCACAGGGTTTGCTGGTTGGCGTTCAGCTGCAGGGCCTTCTTCAGCTCAGCCGCCATCATGATCAGGTCATCGCTGCGCATGTCCATCAGCGGCGTAGCGTGGACGGCGCTGCCCAGCAGGGCCAGTCCCAGCACGCCGGCGCGCAAGCTTTTCAAAATGAAAACAGAAGACATTTTTGCTCCGTGCAAAAAAAAGCCTGCGCGGGAACGCAGGCAGAAAACCACTTCAGGGTAGAGAGAAATTACGAATTCAGTGTAGGTGCAGCCTGGCGCTCTTTCCGCTTTTCTTACAAATGCTTACTCTCGTAAATCTTCGCCATATGCGCGCTTACAAATCGCAATATTGACCGGTGACTATCGTGTTAGCGTAAAGCGTGGCTTAAGCAGGATTTATTACACTTGGGCTACTACGCTTGCTGAGAATCAGGTTTATACTGAATTTACCGGCGGCCGCGTGACCGCTGCGCACGACACAGGTGACACATGGGCAAGAAACTCAATAATGCCGGGCTGATCGGGCTCGGGGTGGTGGCCGGCATGGCTGTCTCCATGCAGTTTTCAGCGATGGCGCAGAAGCCCGGCGAACCCGTGCTTCCGCTGGATGAGCTGCGCCAGTTGGCCGACGTGTATGGCTTGATCAAATCCGATTATGTCGAGCCGGTCGAGGATAAGCAGCTGCTGACCCAAGCCATTTCCGGCATGGTCGCCTCGCTTGATCCGCATTCCGCTTATCTCGACAAGAAGGCTTACGCCGAGCTGCGCGAAGGCTCGCAGGGCAAGTTTGTCGGCCTGGGCATCGAGATCGGCCAGAGCGACGATGGCTATATCAAGATTGTGTCGCCGATCGAGGATTCGCCGGCCTACCGCGCCGGCATCAAGGCGGGCGACCTGATTACCCGTCTCGACTCGACCCCGGTCAAGGGCTTGAGCCTGGACGAATCGATCAAGAAGATGCGCGGCGAACCGCGCAGCAAGGTCACGTTGACCATCCTGCGCAAGGATGAGCCGCAGCCGCTGGTGTTCAATATCGTGCGCGAGGAAATCCATCAGAAAAGCGTGAAGGGCAAGATTGTCGAATCGGGCTACGCCTGGCTGCGCGTGGCGCAGTTCCAGGAGCCGACGGTCGATGACCTGGCGGCCAAGATCAGCGATCTGTATCGGCAAGACCCGAATCTGAAAGGCATGGTGCTCGATCTGCGCAACGATCCGGGCGGCGTGCTGCAAGGCGCCATCGGCGTGGCGGCGGCCTTCCTGCCCAAGGATACGGCCATCGTTTCCACCAACGGCCAACTGCCCGACTCCAAGCAGATCTTCTACGGCCGCGCCGAATATTACAGCCTGCGCAGCGACGGCGATGCGCTGGCCAAGCTGCCGGAAGCGGTGAAGCAGGTGCCGCTGGTGGTGCTGGTCAACACCGGTTCCGCGTCCGCCTCCGAGATCGTGGCCGGCGCACTGCAGGATTACAAGCGCGCCACCATCATCGGCAGCCAGACGTTCGGCAAGGGTTCGGTGCAGACCATCCGCCAGCTCAGCGCCGACACGGCCGTCAAGCTGACCACGGCGCGCTATTACACGCCGAACGGCCGCTCGATCCAGGCCAAGGGCATCGTGCCCGATCTGGCGGTGGATGAGAACGAGGACGGCGACGGCTTGAACAGCCTGCGCATGCGCGAAGCCGATCTGGAAAAGCATCTGTCCAATGACCGCGAGCAGGAAAGCGGCAAGGCCAAGCGCGATGAAATGGAAGAGCAGATCCGTATCCTGGCGCTGGAGAAGAAACGCAAGCCGCTGGAATACGGCGGCACGGAAGACTTCCAGCTGCGCCAGGCGCTGAACCATCTGAAAGGCCTGCCGGTGCAACTGGCCAAGGGCGAGTCGAAGCTGGTACAGGCCGACCTGCCACCCAAGGGCAAGGCGAAAAAATGAGCCATACTGTTTATATAAACAGTCTTTGAGCATGCTAAAACAATTAGACGGCGCCCTCGGGGCGCCGTTTTTCATAGGCGCTTTGGGGTAAAATCAGCCCCATTGCTGGGCTTTCGCCCATTATCAGATCTGAAAGCTTAATCATGAAACAAGCCGTCATCAGCGGTACCGGCCTCTTTACTCCTCCCCACTCCATCTCCAACGAAGAACTGGTCATCTGCTTCAACGCTTATGTTGAGCAGTTCAATGCCGACAATGCCGGCGCCATCGCGGACGGCACGGTCACGGCGCTGGAACCGTCCAGCGCCGCCTTTATCGAAAAGGCGTCCGGCATCAAGGCCCGCTTCGTGATGGAAAAGGACGGTATCCTCGATCCGCAGCGCATGGTGCCGCGCATTCCCGAGCGCGCCGATGAGGAGCTGTCGCTGCAGGCCGAGATCTGCGTCAAAGCCGCGCAGCAGGCGCTCGACCGCGCCGGCCGCGCGCCGGCCGACATCGATATGGTGCTGGTGGCCTGCTCGAATATGCAGCGCGCTTACCCGGCCATGGCGGTCGAGGTGCAGCAGGCGCTGGGCATCGACGGTTATGGTTTCGACATGAACGTGGCCTGCTCCTCGGCCACCTTCGGCATCCAGACCGCCGTCGCCGCCGTGCAAAGCGGCCAGGCGCGCGCCGTGCTGGTGCTCAATCCCGAAATCACCAGCGGCCACCTGAACTGGCGCGACCGCGACAGCCACTTCATCTTCGGCGACGCCTGCACCGCCATCGTGATCGAAGCGGCCGACAATGCCGTCTCCCAGCACCAGTTTGCGATCCTCGACACCAAGCTGAAAACGGCCTTCTCCAACAATATCCGCAACAACTTCGGCTTCATGAACCGCTTCGACGAAAGCGGCATCGGCCAGGCCGACAAACTGTTCCGCCAGCAGGGCCGCAAGGTGTTCAAGGAAGTGTGCCCGATGGCCGCCGAGACGATCAAGAACGCCGTCGCCAATGCCGGCCTGGAAATCGCGCAAGTGCAGCGCTACTGGCTGCACCAGGCCAATCTGAACATGAACCTGCTGATTTCGCGCATGATCCTGGGCCGCGACGCCGAGCCGCAGGAAGCGCCGGTGATTCTCGACACCTACGCCAACACTTCCTCGGCCGGCTCCATCATCGCCTTCCACAAATACCAGGACGATATGCCGGCCGGTGCGCATGGCGTCATCTGCTCCTTCGGCGCCGGCTACTCGATCGGCAGCGTGGTCGTGCGCAAGCTCTAAGATCGTTCCACGGCTGAGTTCGTGTCCGATTGGTGTCAGGCACCAAGGTGGACACGAACTGAGCAAAAAATCGGGCATTTTTCCTTCCCGGTTTATACTCTTTGCGGCTGGCATCCGCCATCCGCAACGAATATGGAAGGAACCCACCCTGCATGCCCCATGACGTCCCCCTGATTACCACGATCGCCGCCGCGCTGGGCTTTGGCCTGGTGTTCGGCTTTATTGCGACCCGCCTCAAGTTGCCGGCCCTGGTTGGCTATCTGGCTGCCGGTATTTTGCTCGGTCCCGCCACGCCCGGCATGGTGGCCGATGCGGAACTGGCTGGCCAGCTGGCCGAAATCGGCGTGATGCTGATGATGTTCGGCGTCGGTCTGCACTTTTCGCTGGACGATTTATGGGAGGTCAGACGGGTGGCCCTGCCCGGCGCGCTGCTGCAGATTACGGCGGCGACGGTCATGGGCATGGGGCTGGCGTGGTATTGGGACTGGAGCATAGGCGGAGGCCTTGTCTTCGGCCTGGCGCTGTCGGTGGCAA
Encoded here:
- a CDS encoding cytochrome c5 family protein, producing MSDAHNEHESAIRTPKQLIAAVVGFFLITVIGIALLVQFVTQEKLTGHGSDSQSSEALAARLKPVGDIDYTLKDSNAPKVLQTGEAIYTSTCAACHGSGAAGAPKVGDNGAWGSRLAQGEATILKHAIEGLRAMPAKGGNPDLDDVEVARAVVFMANKSGGNLKEPAVPAPAAAPAEEKKE
- a CDS encoding M13 family metallopeptidase; the protein is MKRHLLSALTLSLLAGVSSAAVAAEGATSAVASKAAVSAEKKLGSGIDTQFIDPAVRSQDDFFVHLNGKWLSTAEIPADKSSWGTFAKLRDDIQPQLRAIIEEAAAKANGADAKRIGDFYASFMDEARLEQLGVSPVKADLDRIAAIKDKKELPLLLAAAARNFVHSPFGFGIHQDNKDSTKYVADIFQDGLGMPDRDYYLKADDAKLADTLAKYGKHVEEVLALAGDANAAANAKAIVAFETELAKIQWTKVELRDPVKAYNKVALNKLPELMANFDWNSYLQATGLAGKVDYVIVSQPTYLKALDGLLAATPLETLKSYFQWQTVRSAAPYLSKPFVDSHFAFNGTVLSGVTENRPRWKRGVEVTEGALGESIGKIYVEQHFPAANKARMEELVKNLLLAYKQSINKLDWMTPATKKEAQAKLAKFTTKIGYPNKWRDYAALNVQRDDLLGNVKRSNEFDYNKELNKLGKPIDRDEWGMTPQTVNAYYNPEMNEIVFPAAILQPPFFDANADDAMNYGAIGGVIGHEISHGFDDQGAQYDGDGNLRDWWSAADHKNFEKKTGQLVKQYSAFSPLPGYNVNGELTLGENIADNSGVAIAYKAYKLSLKGKKAPVIDGLTGDQRFFMGFAQVWRSKMREQAQIVQIKTDPHSPGKYRANGTMRNQPGFYNAFGVKPGDKMYLAPKDRVIIW
- a CDS encoding M13 family metallopeptidase, which encodes MKKSYLLTTLALSIAAAFAHAADAPLSGIDTQYIDASVRAQDDFFNHLNGQWLKTAVIPADKSSWGSFAKLRDDTLPQLRGLIEELQAKKHKAGTEEQKIADLYASYMDEAKLEKAGVRPLAGEFSRIRSLKDKKGLPALIAHMNQIGVAAPYGFYISQDARESTRYAVYLSQSGLGLPDRDYYLKKDDARLADVRVQYEAHIGKILSLAGVKDAPAKAKAILALETALAEVQWSKVDNRDPVKRYNKKSFAELAALAPAYDWKGALASTGISAKTDYVIVSQPSYFSALDKIVQDTPLTTWQAYFEWQLLRDAAPYLSKAFAEENFAFYGTVISGTKEQPPRWKRGVSVVEGAIGEGLGKLYVAKYFPAERKERMEHLVQNLLAAYKQSIDTLDWMGAETKQEAQAKLAKFTYKIAYPNKWRDYSALQFTAGDLAGNMRRASLFSFQRNLNKLGKPIDREEWGMTPQTVNAYYRSTTNEIVFPAAILQPPFFDARADDAANYGAIGAVIGHEISHGFDDKGSQSDGDGNLRDWWTAADKANFKAKTDALVKQYSAYSPLPGYNVNGELTLGENIADNSGIAVAYKAYKLSLNGKAAPVIDGLTGEQRFFMGFGQVWRSKMLEPQQIMQVKTDPHSPGQFRANGTVVNQPGFYEAFGVKEGDKMYVAPEQRVIIW
- a CDS encoding TonB-dependent siderophore receptor, whose translation is MSKLIPFACAAVLSAATAQAQQQPADSMPAEAPSAASSPAKGSVKASAPPATGSDGKVMPQVTVSGGRQSDMDERRNSTAGKQIYGREELDRNGDTSLGDVLKRLPGVTIGGRPGRGGDVRMRGLGNGYTQILLNGERPPAGFSMESLSPDQVERIEVMRGPVAEHSARAIAGTINIVLRDGYQQRDIQVKLTDSIEEGLHSPNLSVTLPGKVGALSYTLSGSLGQHRSQDKGGRSISRDILDDGTVQREQLQQDESSGNSKSLHFAPRVSYKFENGDTLNIQPFLMASRGDTGSKGTLEQPIGKEAPDYNAFTQQAHSSMTFLRGFGNWVHKLEGAAKLDVKFGGGIGKRNSDSQRTEFDGSGNLLDRFTDTDSTRDRNFSTGGKYTSPLGQGHLLAAGWDMESSHREQTKVSVDKDGKPQFAESGDNLNADTRRVAFFAQDEWDITPQWAVYMGARWEGIRTSSERSTGSISNTSKVFSPLLHGVWRIPGFEKDQVRMSLTKSYKSPNVQDLIAAPTPSRGVNRPDRPDRVGNPDLKPELATGLDLAYEHYLGRNGIVSVSGFVRDIDNLIRREVTQKQMADGLHWVSMPTNVGHARTSGIELEAKFSLSELMENAPNIDFRSNYSRFWSKVDGIPGPDNRLDQQAKQTANLGMDYRMKDIPLTLGGSFNWTPSVRVQTSQTQTVDTGSKRVLDMYALWKFDARTQLRFSAANLLADDSLGHNLMYAKGLSITSDSLNPTYRVWSIKLETKF
- a CDS encoding S41 family peptidase yields the protein MGKKLNNAGLIGLGVVAGMAVSMQFSAMAQKPGEPVLPLDELRQLADVYGLIKSDYVEPVEDKQLLTQAISGMVASLDPHSAYLDKKAYAELREGSQGKFVGLGIEIGQSDDGYIKIVSPIEDSPAYRAGIKAGDLITRLDSTPVKGLSLDESIKKMRGEPRSKVTLTILRKDEPQPLVFNIVREEIHQKSVKGKIVESGYAWLRVAQFQEPTVDDLAAKISDLYRQDPNLKGMVLDLRNDPGGVLQGAIGVAAAFLPKDTAIVSTNGQLPDSKQIFYGRAEYYSLRSDGDALAKLPEAVKQVPLVVLVNTGSASASEIVAGALQDYKRATIIGSQTFGKGSVQTIRQLSADTAVKLTTARYYTPNGRSIQAKGIVPDLAVDENEDGDGLNSLRMREADLEKHLSNDREQESGKAKRDEMEEQIRILALEKKRKPLEYGGTEDFQLRQALNHLKGLPVQLAKGESKLVQADLPPKGKAKK
- a CDS encoding beta-ketoacyl-ACP synthase III, producing the protein MKQAVISGTGLFTPPHSISNEELVICFNAYVEQFNADNAGAIADGTVTALEPSSAAFIEKASGIKARFVMEKDGILDPQRMVPRIPERADEELSLQAEICVKAAQQALDRAGRAPADIDMVLVACSNMQRAYPAMAVEVQQALGIDGYGFDMNVACSSATFGIQTAVAAVQSGQARAVLVLNPEITSGHLNWRDRDSHFIFGDACTAIVIEAADNAVSQHQFAILDTKLKTAFSNNIRNNFGFMNRFDESGIGQADKLFRQQGRKVFKEVCPMAAETIKNAVANAGLEIAQVQRYWLHQANLNMNLLISRMILGRDAEPQEAPVILDTYANTSSAGSIIAFHKYQDDMPAGAHGVICSFGAGYSIGSVVVRKL